One Erythrobacter sp. SDW2 genomic region harbors:
- a CDS encoding aspartate/glutamate racemase family protein — translation MSWVSTRMYYETINRQVQKRVGPMASAPLLIESLDFSQLYGLVEASDWSRAEEVLTVSAKRLADAGADALVIAANSMHRVYDGVAAAVDVPILHIADCMGDRMAAASVKSAALIGTRNVMTESFYRRRLVAKGVDLVPPDMAEVDETDRIIYEELMAGQVTRNAERYFKTMITRMEQDGVGAVALACTELNLVVDTSANVLPIFDSSRIHCEAAVDWICAK, via the coding sequence ATGAGCTGGGTTTCGACCCGGATGTATTACGAGACGATCAACCGGCAGGTGCAGAAGCGCGTCGGCCCGATGGCCAGCGCGCCCCTGCTGATCGAGAGCCTCGACTTCTCCCAGCTCTATGGCTTGGTTGAGGCAAGCGACTGGAGCCGGGCGGAAGAGGTGTTGACGGTATCTGCCAAACGGCTCGCCGATGCCGGGGCGGATGCCCTGGTGATCGCCGCCAATTCGATGCACCGCGTCTATGACGGGGTTGCCGCAGCCGTCGACGTGCCGATCCTCCATATCGCCGATTGCATGGGCGACCGGATGGCAGCCGCAAGCGTCAAGTCGGCTGCGCTGATCGGTACGCGCAATGTCATGACCGAAAGCTTCTATCGCCGCCGACTGGTGGCCAAGGGCGTCGATCTTGTCCCTCCCGACATGGCCGAGGTCGATGAGACCGACCGGATCATCTACGAGGAATTGATGGCCGGGCAGGTAACCCGCAATGCCGAACGCTACTTCAAGACCATGATCACCCGGATGGAGCAGGATGGGGTCGGTGCGGTTGCGCTGGCCTGCACCGAACTCAACCTGGTCGTCGACACCAGCGCCAACGTGCTGCCCATTTTCGATAGCAGCCGCATTCATTGCGAAGCCGCGGTGGATTGGATCTGCGCCAAATGA